AACNNNNNNNNNNNNNNNNNNNNNNNNNNNNNNNNNNNNNNNNNNNNNNNNNNNNNNNNNNNNNNNNNNNNNNNNNNNNNNTTTCATGAGAGTTTTTCGAGCCGTTGGATATGCGGAAAAGAGACGCTCAACCAGATCCAGATCTGTGATCACGGGTGGGGCTCAAACAGGGCCGCCCTCATCTCCTCCACGATTTTCGGATCCGTCGACAGCGCCTGCCGGTTCCCCCCCCTCGTCGGCCTTCACCTCCGAGCCGTACTTCTCCCTGAAGTTGGTAACGAGGAAGTTGAGATAACCCCGGATGTGCTCCGGGTAGAGTTCGAGCTTCACCAGGTGCGTCGTGCCGCAGACGCAGTTTGCCCACAGAAACCCCTTCTGAAAATCGATGCCCCCGGGCAGGATGTCCACGGAGTTCAGGTAGTGCTGCCCCGTCGAAAAAGGCTCGCCGCAGCAGTTGCAGACCTTGAAATAATCGGGGTTTTTCGCTATTTTGGCCATGGATATCGAACGCCCTATCCACCATGNNNNNNNNNNNNNNNNNNNNNNNNNNNNNNNNNNNNNNNNNNNNNNNNNNNNNNNNNNNNNNNNNNNNNTTTTGTTTAAAAAGTGCAGAAACCTATGGCAATTCTTCTTTTTTACGAAGCCTACGCAGTCATCTTCGGGATCATCATCGGGCTCTACGCAACGAAGAGAAACCGCAACGGGCTCGCCTGGGGGCTCGCGTCGGGTATCGGCGTCGCCGTCAGCCCCTTTCTGTTCTCGATCCCCCTCATAAAACCCTACCTGCAGAGCAGCATCGCCATGTACGGCTACGAGTACGGCACCATCTGCTTCATCCCATGGGCATGGATCGTCGGGATGATCTCGATCGCGCTTCTGCCGGCTCTCTGCGCTAAGTGCAAGGAGCCGCTTTCCCGGAAGAAGCGGAAGGAAAAACTGTGCACCGAGTGCAGAACCTTCCGGCTCGAATCGTCTTAAAGCACCCACGGCAAAAATAATTTTTCGCCGGAACCATCTTGCCATATTTTTGTCCGCCCCTTTTGTGGCACAATAGAGACCAGAAATAGGGGGGATGACGCGCCATGAAAGTTCTGATTGCCGGCTCGGGAAGGACGGCCCGGGAAATCCTCGCCCGCATGAGAGAGACCTGGTCCGTCACGCTGGTGGACATCGAGGGGGAAAGGCTCAATCTCCTGCAGAAAACCTTCCGGCAGGTGAAAAAAACGCTGACCGGGGACGCATCGAGCATCATCACCCTCACCGAGGCGGGCATGAAGGACGCGGACTTCGTCGTAGCCATCACCGGCCGGGACGACGTCAACTTCGAGATATCGCGCCTCGCGAAAGAGTTCGGCGCGGGCAACATCGTCGCCCTGGTAAACGACAGCAGGAACCTGACGAAGTTCCAGGAGATAGACGTTCGGGCCGTGTGCGGCCCCTTCCTGGTGGGCCAGGTGATCCAGCTCTACATGGAGAACCCGCGCCTCTTCGTCACCACCATCGGTGAGGGCAGGGGAGAGATCATGGAAATCGAGGTGAGCCTGATGGCTCCCGCCGTGGGAAAACGCATCGGAGAGCTGGGGGCGAAAGACTGGCTGATCGGGGCCATCTACCGGGAGGACGAGCTGATCATACCGGACAGGGAGACCGTGATCCTTCCGGGAGACCGGGTGACGGTCGTCGGGCACACCGACCTCTACCAGGCCATCTTCCACCTCTTCAAGCTGGACCAGCCCTCCTTTCCTCTGCAGTACGGCCTGAACGCACTCGCCTTTGCCGAGGGCATACCGGATATAGAAAAGATTCTCCCCGAGGCCGCATACCTGGTGAAAAACACGAACGCCCAGAAGGTCATCATATTCGCCCCGGAAGAGCTTGAGGAGGAGGCCCTGCCCAGAGCCCGGGGCCTCGAGGAAGCGCTGGAGATCGGGTTCCGGAAGGTTTCGGGGAAAACGGAAGAAGCGCTCGTGGCGGCGAGCAACGAGGAGAGCGNNNNNNNNNNNNNNNNAACAGCGCCCCCTACAGCAGGATTCTCGTCCCCTACAACGCCACGAAGGTCGCGGCCCTGGCGCTGGAAGTAGCCCACGACATCGCCCGTCAGGTCGACGGGAAGATATCGGTGGTGATCGTGACGGAGCCGGCATTTATCCGGGGCGAGGAGCCGGGGAGGTGGACCGACCTGGCAAAAGCCCATGCCCGGGAGATAGCGGGAATTTACCGGATACCGATCGAACTGGTAACCCTCGAGGGAAACACGGTGAAGGAAGTCGTAAAGCTCGCCGCAGACCACGACCTGGTCATCATCGGGAGCACGACGGAGAACGTTCCTTTCCTGAAACCCCACGTGGGGCATCTCATCGCGGAGCGCAGCCCCTGCTCCGTCCTGGTGGTGACGCATTGACTCATCCATTCCCGGCCAAGGAGGATCGGGGGGACGCC
The Deltaproteobacteria bacterium DNA segment above includes these coding regions:
- a CDS encoding universal stress protein, yielding NSAPYSRILVPYNATKVAALALEVAHDIARQVDGKISVVIVTEPAFIRGEEPGRWTDLAKAHAREIAGIYRIPIELVTLEGNTVKEVVKLAADHDLVIIGSTTENVPFLKPHVGHLIAERSPCSVLVVTH